AACGTTCATGGGATGAGGTTGGAAGCAGGGCAGATACCACTGAAGCCATTGAGCGAACACTGGCTATTGCCGTGCGTTATGCTTTACATCCCAAGATGTTGGCACATGCCATTGCCCAAAATACTTTTTTAACGCAAATAGATGATATAGTGGCTTCAATGACCGTCGCATATGGGGCTGTTTTAGCGCAATTGGTTCAAGGTGAGAAGCTGGATAAAGATATCTCTTTGAAACTGATGAGCTTGGTTAAAAACAAAGAGCTGCCGTTTCATGCTGTGACCTCGGATAATTTTCAACCACCCAAACCAGACAGTAAAGATCCTTCCAATGTGGGTCTGTTTGCTTCCCCTGATGCACTGCTTTCGCCTTCGTATATGGCACAAGTTGCAGAAGATGAGAATATTAAAATTGAACCTGCATGGAAAGTGTCGTTGGTGTACGGTATGCCTTGTGCGATTTACCACATCTTGCCTGCAAGTTACTATTTAGCAGCAAGATTTAAAGATGATTTTGAGTTGGCGATTTTACATGCACTCAATGGAGGAGGGCAAAATCAAGCGCGGTCTATGTTAACAGGCGCTTTGGTAGGTGCACAAGTGGGTATTGAAAATATCCCATTACGATTTATTGAAGGCTTAAATGAAAAAGAGGAACTGCTTAATTTAGCTCAAAAGTTATCTCAAGCCGTTTAAAACTACTTTTTTATCTCTTTTGCTTTACAAAGGTGTTTGCTCTCATTGGCTACACGCAAACACTTTTTACAGATGAAAAGAGGGTTTTTAACAATGCTAAGAATCTCATTTTCATAGAGTTTGAAGTCATCTTTTTTGACATTACAGAGTTTTTTTATTTT
This genomic window from Candidatus Marinarcus aquaticus contains:
- a CDS encoding ADP-ribosylglycohydrolase family protein: MTTIQSRAQGAIMGAFIGDTIALGPHWYYDLQEQYKDYGEWIDDYTDPKKGRYHEHQKAGDLSQAGYILKLTIESLLEAKGYDQEHFCKKIDEELFTKIDGIPTHGPGGYTSQSIREVYRQRVKQKRSWDEVGSRADTTEAIERTLAIAVRYALHPKMLAHAIAQNTFLTQIDDIVASMTVAYGAVLAQLVQGEKLDKDISLKLMSLVKNKELPFHAVTSDNFQPPKPDSKDPSNVGLFASPDALLSPSYMAQVAEDENIKIEPAWKVSLVYGMPCAIYHILPASYYLAARFKDDFELAILHALNGGGQNQARSMLTGALVGAQVGIENIPLRFIEGLNEKEELLNLAQKLSQAV